Proteins from a genomic interval of Staphylococcus debuckii:
- the rplX gene encoding 50S ribosomal protein L24, which produces MHIKKGDNVIVISGKDKGKTGVVQATEPKKDRVVVEGVNIIKKHQKPTQFNPEGGILETEAPIHVSNVQLLDPKTNEPTRVGYKVVDGKKVRIAKKSGEEIKSNN; this is translated from the coding sequence ATGCATATCAAAAAAGGTGACAACGTAATCGTTATCTCAGGTAAAGATAAAGGTAAAACAGGTGTAGTTCAAGCTACAGAACCTAAAAAAGACCGTGTCGTTGTGGAAGGTGTAAACATCATTAAAAAGCACCAAAAACCGACTCAATTCAATCCAGAAGGTGGAATCTTAGAAACAGAAGCACCAATTCATGTTTCTAACGTACAATTATTAGACCCTAAAACTAATGAACCAACACGTGTTGGCTATAAAGTAGTAGATGGTAAAAAAGTTCGTATCGCTAAAAAATCAGGCGAAGAAATCAAATCTAATAATTAA
- the rplV gene encoding 50S ribosomal protein L22: MEAKAVARTIRIAPRKVRLVLDLIRGKNVGEAIAILKLTNKASSPVVEKLLMSALANAEHNYDMNTDELVVKEAYANEGPTLKRFRPRAQGRASAINKRTSHITIVVSDGKEEAKEA, from the coding sequence ATGGAAGCAAAAGCGGTTGCTAGAACTATCAGAATCGCACCTCGTAAAGTCAGATTAGTATTAGACTTGATCAGAGGCAAAAACGTTGGTGAAGCTATTGCCATCTTAAAATTGACAAACAAAGCTTCATCACCAGTTGTTGAAAAATTATTGATGTCCGCTTTAGCTAATGCAGAGCACAACTATGACATGAATACAGATGAATTAGTTGTAAAAGAAGCATATGCTAACGAAGGACCAACATTAAAACGTTTCCGTCCACGTGCTCAAGGACGCGCAAGTGCTATTAATAAACGTACAAGCCACATTACAATTGTCGTAAGTGACGGCAAAGAAGAAGCTAAAGAAGCTTAA
- the rplD gene encoding 50S ribosomal protein L4, translating into MANYDVLKVDGSKAGSVELSDSVFAIEPNKDVLFEAINLQRASLRQGTHSVKNRSAVRGGGRKPWRQKGTGRARQGTIRAPQWRGGGIVFGPTPRSYSYKMPKKMRRLALRSALSFKVQENGFKVIDAFGLEAPKTKEFTNVLSNLELPKKVLVVTESEDVNVELSARNIPGVQITTVNGLNVLDITSADSVLITEAAAKKVEEVLG; encoded by the coding sequence ATGGCAAATTATGATGTATTAAAAGTAGACGGATCAAAAGCAGGTTCAGTTGAATTAAGCGACTCAGTATTCGCTATTGAACCAAACAAAGATGTTCTTTTCGAAGCAATCAATTTACAACGTGCTTCATTACGCCAAGGTACTCATTCTGTTAAGAATCGTTCAGCAGTACGCGGCGGTGGACGTAAACCATGGAGACAAAAAGGTACAGGACGTGCGCGTCAAGGTACAATCCGTGCTCCGCAATGGCGTGGCGGCGGTATCGTATTCGGACCGACTCCAAGAAGCTATTCATACAAAATGCCTAAGAAAATGCGTCGTTTAGCATTACGTTCTGCATTATCTTTCAAAGTGCAAGAAAATGGATTCAAAGTTATTGATGCATTCGGTTTAGAAGCACCAAAAACAAAAGAATTCACAAACGTATTATCTAATTTAGAATTACCTAAAAAAGTTTTAGTTGTAACTGAATCAGAAGATGTAAATGTTGAATTATCAGCACGTAATATCCCTGGTGTTCAAATTACAACTGTAAACGGATTAAACGTATTAGACATCACTAGCGCTGACAGTGTATTAATTACAGAAGCAGCTGCTAAAAAAGTTGAGGAGGTGCTCGGATAA
- the rplN gene encoding 50S ribosomal protein L14 produces MIQQETRLKVADNSGAREVLTIKVLGGSGRKTANIGDVIVCTVKNATPGGVVKKGEVVKAVVVRTKSGVRRKDGSYIKFDENACVVIRDDKSPRGTRIFGPVARELRDNNYMKIISLAPEVL; encoded by the coding sequence ATGATCCAACAAGAAACACGCTTGAAAGTAGCAGACAACTCTGGTGCTCGTGAAGTACTTACAATTAAAGTATTAGGCGGATCAGGACGTAAAACAGCGAACATCGGCGACGTAATCGTGTGTACTGTTAAAAATGCTACACCAGGAGGCGTTGTCAAAAAAGGCGAAGTTGTTAAAGCTGTTGTAGTTCGTACTAAATCAGGTGTTCGTCGTAAAGATGGTTCTTACATCAAATTTGATGAAAATGCATGTGTAGTGATTCGTGACGATAAAAGTCCACGCGGAACTCGTATCTTCGGACCAGTTGCCCGTGAATTACGTGACAACAACTACATGAAAATTATTTCATTAGCACCAGAAGTACTATAA
- the rpsQ gene encoding 30S ribosomal protein S17, with protein MSERNDRKVYVGRVVSDKMDKTITVLVETYKTHKLYGKRVKYSKKYKTHDENNSAKLGDIVKIQETRPLSATKRFRLVEIVEESVII; from the coding sequence GTGAGTGAAAGAAATGATCGTAAAGTATACGTAGGCAGAGTCGTTTCAGACAAAATGGACAAAACTATTACTGTACTAGTAGAAACTTACAAAACTCATAAATTATACGGTAAACGAGTAAAATATTCTAAAAAATATAAAACTCATGATGAAAACAATTCAGCTAAATTAGGAGACATCGTTAAAATTCAAGAAACTCGTCCTTTATCAGCAACAAAACGTTTTCGTTTAGTAGAAATTGTTGAAGAATCAGTAATTATTTAA
- the rpsS gene encoding 30S ribosomal protein S19 yields MARSIKKGPFVDNHLMKKVEAQEGNQKKTVIKTWSRRSTIFPNFIGITFAVYDGRKHVPVYVTEDMVGHKLGEFAPTRTFKGHAVDDKKTRR; encoded by the coding sequence ATGGCTCGTAGTATTAAAAAAGGACCTTTCGTCGACAACCATTTAATGAAAAAAGTCGAAGCTCAGGAAGGTAATCAGAAAAAAACAGTGATTAAAACTTGGTCACGTCGTTCAACTATTTTCCCTAATTTCATCGGTATCACTTTCGCAGTATACGATGGACGTAAACATGTACCTGTTTATGTAACTGAAGATATGGTTGGTCACAAATTAGGTGAATTTGCTCCAACTCGTACATTTAAAGGACATGCTGTAGACGACAAAAAGACTAGAAGATAA
- the rpmC gene encoding 50S ribosomal protein L29 yields the protein MKAKEIRDLTTSEIEEQIKSSKEELFNLRFQLATGQLEETARIRTVRKTIARLKTVAREREIEQNKANQ from the coding sequence ATGAAAGCTAAGGAAATTAGAGACTTAACCACTTCAGAAATCGAAGAACAAATCAAATCTTCAAAAGAAGAACTTTTTAACCTACGCTTTCAATTAGCTACAGGACAATTAGAGGAAACTGCACGTATTCGTACAGTTAGAAAAACGATTGCACGTCTAAAAACTGTTGCTCGTGAAAGAGAAATTGAACAAAACAAGGCTAATCAATAA
- the rpsJ gene encoding 30S ribosomal protein S10 — translation MAKQKIRIRLKAYDHRVIDQSAEKIVETAKRSGADVSGPIPLPTEKSVYTIIRAVHKYKDSREQFEQRTHKRLIDIVNPTPKTVDALMGLNLPSGVDIEIKL, via the coding sequence ATGGCAAAACAAAAAATCAGAATCAGATTAAAAGCTTATGATCACAGAGTAATTGATCAATCAGCAGAAAAAATTGTTGAAACTGCAAAACGTTCTGGTGCAGACGTTTCTGGACCAATTCCGTTACCAACTGAAAAATCAGTTTATACAATCATTCGTGCGGTTCATAAGTATAAAGATTCACGTGAACAATTCGAACAACGTACACATAAACGTTTAATCGACATTGTAAACCCTACACCAAAAACAGTTGATGCTCTTATGGGCTTAAACTTACCATCAGGTGTAGACATCGAAATCAAATTATAA
- the rplB gene encoding 50S ribosomal protein L2, whose amino-acid sequence MALKHYKPITNGRRNMTSLDFAEITKTTPEKSLLQPLPKRAGRNNQGKLTVRHHGGGHKRQYRVIDFKRNKDGITAKVDSIQYDPNRSANIALLVYADGEKRYIIAPKGLQVGQVIENGEEADIKTGNALPLANIPVGTTIHNIELKPGRGGQIARSAGASAQVLGKEGKYVLVRLRSGEVRMILSTCRATVGQVGNIQHELVNVGKAGRSRWKGIRPTVRGSVMNPNDHPHGGGEGRAPIGRPSPMSPWGKPTLGKKTRRGKKSSDKLIVRGRKRK is encoded by the coding sequence ATGGCTCTTAAACATTATAAGCCAATTACAAATGGTCGTCGTAATATGACTTCATTGGATTTCGCTGAAATCACTAAAACGACTCCTGAAAAGTCATTATTACAACCGCTACCGAAAAGAGCGGGACGTAACAACCAAGGTAAATTGACAGTACGCCATCATGGTGGCGGACACAAACGTCAATACCGTGTAATCGATTTTAAACGTAATAAAGATGGAATCACAGCTAAAGTTGATTCTATTCAATACGATCCAAACCGTTCAGCTAACATCGCATTGTTAGTATATGCAGATGGTGAAAAACGCTACATCATCGCACCTAAAGGTTTGCAAGTAGGTCAAGTTATTGAAAATGGTGAAGAAGCAGATATCAAAACTGGTAATGCTTTACCATTAGCAAACATTCCAGTAGGTACTACAATCCATAATATTGAATTAAAACCAGGTCGCGGCGGACAAATCGCTCGTTCAGCAGGTGCAAGCGCACAAGTACTTGGTAAAGAAGGTAAATACGTATTAGTAAGACTTCGTTCTGGTGAAGTACGTATGATTCTTTCAACTTGCCGTGCAACAGTAGGTCAAGTTGGTAACATCCAACACGAACTTGTTAACGTTGGTAAAGCCGGCCGTTCTCGTTGGAAAGGTATTCGCCCAACTGTTCGTGGTTCTGTAATGAACCCTAACGATCACCCACACGGTGGTGGTGAAGGACGTGCTCCTATCGGTCGTCCATCTCCAATGTCACCTTGGGGTAAACCAACTCTTGGTAAGAAAACACGTCGCGGTAAAAAATCATCTGATAAACTTATCGTTCGCGGACGTAAAAGAAAATAA
- the rplP gene encoding 50S ribosomal protein L16 has product MLLPKRVKYRRQHRPKTTGRSKGGNFVTFGEYGLQAITTSWITSRQIESARIAMTRYMKRGGKVWIKIFPHTPYTKKPLEVRMGAGKGAVEGWIAVVKPGRILFEVAGVPEEVAREALRLASHKLPVKTKFVKREELGGESNES; this is encoded by the coding sequence ATGTTACTACCAAAACGTGTTAAATATCGTCGTCAACATCGTCCAAAAACTACAGGACGTTCTAAAGGCGGTAACTTCGTAACATTCGGTGAGTATGGATTACAAGCAATTACAACTTCTTGGATCACATCTCGTCAAATCGAATCTGCTCGTATTGCGATGACTCGTTATATGAAACGTGGCGGGAAAGTTTGGATCAAAATCTTCCCTCACACACCTTACACTAAAAAACCTTTAGAAGTACGTATGGGTGCTGGTAAAGGTGCAGTTGAAGGCTGGATCGCAGTAGTTAAACCAGGTAGAATCTTATTTGAAGTTGCAGGCGTGCCAGAAGAAGTTGCTCGTGAAGCATTACGTTTAGCAAGTCACAAACTTCCAGTAAAAACTAAGTTTGTAAAACGTGAAGAATTGGGTGGTGAATCAAATGAAAGCTAA
- the rpsC gene encoding 30S ribosomal protein S3, translated as MGQKINPIGLRVGIIRDWDAKWYAEKDFSTLLHEDLRIRKFIDNELKEASVSHVEIERAANRINIAIHTGKPGMVIGKGGSEIEKLRNKLNKLTSKRVHINVIEIKKVDLDARLVAENIARQLENRASFRRVQKQAISRAMKLGALGVKTQVSGRLGGADIARAERYSEGTVPLHTLRADIDYAHAEADTTYGKLGVKVWIYRGEVLPTKNNSEGGK; from the coding sequence GTGGGTCAAAAAATTAATCCAATCGGACTTCGTGTTGGTATCATCCGTGATTGGGATGCAAAATGGTATGCTGAGAAAGATTTCTCTACATTATTACACGAAGATTTAAGAATCCGTAAGTTCATTGATAACGAATTAAAAGAAGCATCAGTTTCTCACGTAGAAATCGAACGTGCTGCAAACCGTATTAACATTGCAATCCACACTGGTAAACCAGGTATGGTAATTGGTAAAGGCGGTTCAGAAATTGAAAAACTTCGTAACAAATTAAATAAATTAACAAGCAAACGTGTACACATTAACGTAATCGAAATCAAAAAAGTTGATTTAGATGCGCGTTTAGTTGCTGAGAATATCGCACGTCAATTAGAAAACCGTGCTTCATTCCGTCGTGTACAAAAACAAGCTATTTCAAGAGCTATGAAATTAGGAGCTTTAGGTGTTAAAACTCAAGTTTCAGGTCGTTTAGGCGGAGCTGATATCGCTCGTGCTGAAAGATATTCAGAAGGAACTGTTCCACTTCACACATTGCGTGCTGACATTGATTATGCACATGCAGAAGCTGATACAACATACGGTAAACTAGGTGTTAAAGTATGGATCTATCGTGGAGAAGTTCTTCCTACTAAGAATAATAGTGAAGGAGGAAAATAA
- the rplC gene encoding 50S ribosomal protein L3 — MTKGILGRKIGMTQVFGENGDLIPVTVVEAGQNVVLQKKTEEIDGYNAIQVGFEDKQAYKKDSKSNKYANKPAEGHAKKAGTAPKRFIREFRNINVDEYEVGQEVSVDKFEAGDIIDVTGVSKGKGFQGNIKRHGHARGPMAHGSHFHRAPGSVGMASDASKVFKGHKMPGRMGGNTVTVQNLEVVQIDTENNVILVKGNVPGPKKGLVEIKTSIKKGNK, encoded by the coding sequence ATGACCAAAGGAATCTTAGGAAGAAAAATCGGGATGACACAAGTATTCGGTGAAAACGGAGACTTAATCCCAGTAACTGTTGTAGAAGCAGGCCAAAACGTAGTATTACAAAAGAAAACTGAAGAAATAGACGGCTATAACGCTATCCAAGTAGGTTTTGAAGACAAACAAGCATACAAAAAAGACAGCAAGTCTAATAAATATGCTAATAAACCAGCTGAAGGTCACGCTAAAAAAGCGGGCACAGCACCTAAGCGCTTCATTCGTGAATTCAGAAACATCAATGTTGATGAATACGAAGTAGGTCAAGAAGTCTCAGTTGATAAATTTGAAGCTGGCGACATCATTGACGTTACTGGAGTATCTAAAGGTAAAGGTTTCCAAGGTAACATTAAACGTCATGGACATGCTCGCGGACCAATGGCTCACGGTTCTCATTTCCACAGAGCACCAGGTTCAGTAGGTATGGCGTCAGATGCTTCTAAAGTATTTAAAGGTCACAAAATGCCAGGCCGTATGGGTGGCAACACAGTGACAGTACAAAACTTAGAAGTTGTACAAATTGATACAGAAAACAACGTTATCTTAGTTAAAGGTAATGTACCTGGTCCTAAAAAAGGATTAGTAGAAATCAAAACTTCAATTAAAAAAGGTAATAAATAA
- a CDS encoding NCS2 family permease — protein sequence MKKYFQFDKYHTNYRREILGGLTTFLSMAYILAVNPQVLSLAGVKGIPDSMKMDQGAVFVATALAAFVGSVFMGLVARYPIALAPGMGLNAFFAFTVVLTMGIPWQIGLTGVLCSGLFFAVLTMTGLRETIINAIPYEMKMAVSAGIGLFITFVGLQGSGIIVNNDSTLVTLGHLTDGKVLLAIFGILVTVILYTKKLPGAIFIGMILTSVAGLITGLIQMPHAVVGKVPSISPTFGAAFDAFKDPSQLFTVQFLIVILTFLFIDFFDTAGTLVAVATQAGMMKDNKLPRAGRALFSDSIATIIGAIFGTTTTTSYIESTSGVAVGARTGFASIVTGLCFLLALFFSPLMAVVTSAVTAPALIVVGVLMAGNLAEIDWKKFEFAVPAFITIIMMPLSYSIATGIACGFIFYPITMLMSKRHKEVHPIMYVLMVLFILYFVFVHG from the coding sequence GTGAAAAAATATTTCCAATTTGATAAGTATCATACAAATTATCGACGTGAGATTTTAGGCGGATTAACAACTTTTTTATCTATGGCTTATATATTAGCTGTTAACCCGCAAGTTTTAAGTTTGGCAGGCGTTAAAGGTATTCCAGACAGTATGAAAATGGATCAAGGTGCAGTATTCGTAGCAACTGCGCTTGCTGCATTTGTCGGTTCAGTTTTCATGGGACTTGTCGCCAGGTACCCCATAGCCTTAGCACCAGGTATGGGGCTCAACGCTTTCTTCGCCTTTACCGTAGTATTAACAATGGGTATTCCATGGCAGATCGGTTTAACAGGAGTGCTTTGTTCCGGACTCTTCTTTGCCGTACTTACCATGACTGGTTTACGAGAAACCATTATCAATGCCATACCTTATGAAATGAAGATGGCAGTATCAGCAGGTATTGGTTTATTTATTACCTTTGTCGGTTTGCAAGGTTCAGGTATTATTGTAAATAACGATTCTACCCTTGTAACATTAGGACACTTAACAGATGGTAAAGTATTACTTGCCATCTTCGGTATTTTGGTAACAGTTATTCTTTATACTAAGAAATTGCCTGGTGCCATCTTTATAGGTATGATTTTAACTTCAGTTGCCGGTTTGATTACTGGGTTAATTCAAATGCCTCATGCAGTAGTAGGGAAAGTACCAAGCATTTCACCAACATTCGGCGCAGCGTTTGATGCATTTAAAGATCCATCACAACTCTTTACAGTACAATTTTTAATTGTTATCTTAACGTTCTTATTTATTGATTTCTTCGATACAGCTGGAACATTAGTAGCAGTAGCAACACAAGCTGGTATGATGAAAGACAACAAATTACCTAGAGCTGGTCGAGCGTTGTTTTCAGATTCTATCGCAACAATTATTGGTGCAATCTTCGGTACTACAACGACAACTTCATACATTGAATCAACTTCCGGTGTAGCAGTTGGCGCACGTACTGGTTTTGCAAGTATCGTCACTGGTCTATGTTTCTTACTTGCCTTATTCTTCAGTCCATTGATGGCTGTGGTCACTAGTGCAGTCACAGCGCCTGCTTTAATCGTAGTAGGTGTATTGATGGCAGGAAACTTAGCGGAAATTGATTGGAAGAAATTCGAATTTGCAGTTCCAGCGTTTATTACGATTATTATGATGCCTTTGTCTTACTCTATTGCAACAGGTATCGCTTGCGGATTCATTTTCTATCCAATTACAATGTTGATGTCAAAACGTCATAAAGAAGTACATCCTATTATGTACGTATTAATGGTACTCTTCATACTTTATTTCGTCTTTGTACATGGTTAG
- the rplW gene encoding 50S ribosomal protein L23, producing MEARDVLKRPVITEKSSEAMAEDKYTFDVDTRANKTQVKIAVEEIFDVKVDKVNIINYKPKKKRMGRYQGYTNKRRKAVVTLKEGSIDLFN from the coding sequence ATGGAAGCAAGAGACGTTCTTAAGCGCCCCGTAATCACAGAAAAATCTTCAGAAGCAATGGCTGAAGACAAATATACTTTTGATGTAGATACACGTGCGAACAAAACTCAAGTTAAAATTGCAGTTGAAGAAATTTTCGATGTTAAAGTAGACAAAGTAAATATCATCAACTACAAACCTAAGAAAAAACGTATGGGCCGTTACCAAGGCTATACAAACAAAAGACGTAAAGCAGTAGTTACACTTAAAGAAGGATCAATCGATCTATTCAACTAA